In a genomic window of Cataglyphis hispanica isolate Lineage 1 chromosome 18, ULB_Chis1_1.0, whole genome shotgun sequence:
- the LOC126856278 gene encoding uncharacterized protein B0303.7-like — protein MAANVRTEMRIPTRAAPRPPGQSATQRDPIWSSSNDIFGSSLMTQSVQKKKPPPRPPPPKFNQNHIQYQKDQKSRKPTRPTELLTNFFGRKKQENPPSSRTTSQLQNPILQSTNSIATVSLIDLSPPGSPTFTTRSSDGVSIDSFGSDGNSNPSVFTSSGNTSQTESAFEDDFDFFGISTKKVVQNDPWQTKTTIQDPFGPLEETCSNVPQGAGGTCLFPPNFNNHITNSVPSNLITSKPFVTSMPTIIRARPPKPPAPRIPFKKLEPVPKECTDFKVSKSSMMNKSSAIDFSNVWTNDYKESNSPSPPMPTIPPPAPPADYLAELNGELSGDSEIKPYGIALYDFPATHPDDLALKEGDIVQLIKKINDDWLEGRIGNRQGMFPFNFIDIKIPLPGLPDNIVTALYTFVGETSDDLSFEEGAKITVISRISEDWLYGEYNGRKGQFPANYVNRLPHNI, from the exons ATGGCCGCGAACGTGAGAACAG AGATGCGAATACCAACGCGCGCGGCGCCTCGTCCCCCTGGCCAAAGTGCGACGCAGAGAGATCCGATCTGGAGCAGCAG CAATGACATTTTTGGAAGTAGCTTGATGACGCAATCtgtacaaaagaaaaagcCACCTCCACGACCTCCACCTCCAAAATTTAATCAGAACCATATACAGTATCAGAAGGATCAGAAGTCAAGGAAGCCG ACCAGACCAACAGAGCTACTGACTAATTTCTTTGGGCGGAAGAAGCAAGAGAATCCTCCTTCATCACGTACTACGAGTCAGTTGCAGAATCCGATATTACAATCCACAAACTCTATTGCAACGGTATCTTTGATAGATCTCAGTCCACCTGGATCACCAACATTCACAACTCGTTCTAGTGATGGGGTCAGCATCGATAGTTTTGGCAGTGATGGAAATTCCAATCCATCTGTGTTCACAAGTAGTGGAAACACATCGCAAACAGAAAGTGCCTTTGAAgatgattttgatttttttggtATATCCACCAAGAAAGTAGTGCAAAATGATCCATGGCAAACTAAGACAACAATACAGGATCCATTTGGACCTTTGGAAGAAACATGCTCAAATGTGCCTCAAGGCGCTGGTGGTACGTGCCTCTTTCCACCTAATTTCAACAATCATATAACAAATAGTGTGCCTTCCAATCTGATCACTTCTAAACCTTTCGTCACATCGATGCCTACGATAATCCGAGCAAGACCTCCTAAGCCTCCAGCGCCAAGGATACCATTTAAAAAGCTCGAGCCGGTACCTAAGGAATGTAccgattttaaagtttcaaagAGCAGTATGATGAATAAATCATCGGCGATAGATTTTTCTAACGTCTGGACCAATGACTACAAAGAAAGTAATAGTCCATCACCACCTATGCCTACGATTCCGCCACCAGCACCACCTGCGGATTATTTGGCAGAATTGAATGGCGAGCTTAGC gGAGATTCCGAAATTAAACCTTATGGTATTGCGCTGTATGACTTCCCAGCAACGCATCCAGATGATTTAGCTTTAAAAGAAGGGGATATtgtgcaattaataaaaaagatcaatgATGATTGGTTGGAGGGAAGAATAGGAAATCGTCAAGGAATGtttccatttaattttattgatattaaaatacctCTGCCAGGTTTACCGGACAACATAGTTACAGCGCTTTATACTTTTGTAGGAGAGACCAGTGATGACTTGTCATTTGAA GAGGGTGCAAAAATTACAGTCATATCGAGGATATCGGAGGATTGGTTGTATGGTGAGTACAATGGTAGAAAGGGACAATTTCCagcaaattatgttaatagaCTTCCgcataatatctaa
- the LOC126856327 gene encoding uncharacterized protein LOC126856327, whose translation MILLHKRNIRALIFVANMLSQSVNSNELSSTCIFSTVSTCPLPITVLDFIPNSTQPDLEIKWPCEVRSYWLSLQPFVRFVRFLLRYITPFIIILGVLLNTVSFSMLSIPVLCDSNLSLYLSALAISDNGALIFNYAISVAKSHSTSINDLFMNSRFLCGTSSVSMELFQFTSTWLIVALTWTRVIAIMFPFGARSCQNCSAIIIITTLICISFIISLTKLYSGGYETDSVFEFVPCQEKIKPWGNAMYFYIALSTWLPLLFISIGNLLLIIRMRKSYKIHNELTHNFRYKSNRTHNSSRTLLAVSIVHLILMLPLGIVETLELYWDVILIKHPAKNLEENEHYIHWLQEKMLLKWCRGLFFHIYHWNFAINFFLYYLAGKKFRNVVTQTLKNCMNSHLCHKNILKCNTWNNCHKHFAMVRSSSALLARAVMRNKQFMDDNIMGNNANERNSNITQL comes from the exons ATGATATTGctacataaaagaaatattcgagCATTGATATTTGTCGCAAATATGCTGTCACAATCAGTGAATTCTAATGAGCTCTCCTCTACGTGTATCTTCAG cACCGTTTCAACATGTCCCTTGCCCATAAcagttttagattttattcctAATTCCACTCAACCCGATCTAGAAATTAAATGGCCCTGCGAAGTACGTTCTTACTGGCTATCGTTGCAGCCGTTTGTCAGATTCGTCCGTTTCTTGCTTCGCTATATAACaccatttattataatactcg GTGTATTGCTAAATACTGTATCTTTTAGTATGTTGAGCATACCAGTGCTATGTGACTCCAATTTGTCACTTTATCTAAGCGCGCTTGCTATATCGGATAATGgagcattaatttttaattatgctatCAGCGTCGCAAAATCGCACTCGACATCCATTAATGATCTTTTTATG AACAGCAGATTTTTATGCGGAACGAGTTCTGTGAGTATGGAGCTTTTCCAATTTACATCAACTTGGTTGATCGTTGCTCTCACGTGGACGCGCGTTATCGCAATAATGTTTCCATTTGGAGCTCGCAGTTGCCAAAATTGTTccgcaattataattattacaacttTAATTTGCATTAGCTTTATAATATCCTTAACGAAGTTGTACTCTGGCG gaTACGAGACAGACAGCGTTTTCGAATTTGTACCATgtcaagagaaaataaaaccaTGGGGTAATGCTATGTACTTTTACATCGCTCTATCTACATGGCTTCCGTTGCTTTTTATATCCATCGGTAACTTGTTATTGATTATTCGCATGAGAAAGTCTTACAAAATTCACAACGAATTAACTC ataatttcagatataaaaGTAACAGAACCCACAATTCTAGTAGGACGTTGCTTGCAGTATCGAtagtacatttaattttaatgctgCCACTCGGAATCGTCGAGACGTTGGAACTTTATTgggatgtaattttaattaaacatccTGCTAAAAATCTAGAAGAAAATGAACATTATATACActg GTTGCAAGAGAAGATGTTACTCAAATGGTGCCGTGGTTTATTCTTTCACATATACCACtggaattttgcaataaacttCTTTCTGTATTATCTTGcaggaaaaaaattccgaaATGTCGTAACGCAAACgttgaaaaattgtatgaattcACACTTATgtcataaaaacattttaaaatgtaacacATGGAATAATTGTCACAAACATTTTGCGATGGTACGATCTTCTAGTGCATTGTTGGCAAGAGCTGTTATgcgaaataaacaatttatggACGATAATATTATGGGAAATAATGCTAACGAAAGAAATAGCAATATTACTcagttataa
- the LOC126856321 gene encoding cysteine-rich hydrophobic domain-containing protein 2: MADFDAIYEEEEEENEQNLEEHYVAMVPDPIVIRGAGNMTVFGLSNRFESEFPNGLISRVAPEEFKATVMRINSVLKKTLPVNVKWLFCGCVCCCCTLGCSLWPVICLSKRTQHSLNKLLEWENSRLYHKLGLHWRLAKQRCDSSSMMEYVLLIEFIPKIPIYKPD; encoded by the exons ATGGCGGATTTCGATGCGATCtacgaggaggaggaggaggaaaacGAGCAAAATTTGGAGGAGCACTACGTCGCGATGGTGCCGGACCCGATCGTAATTCGCGGGGCTGGCAATATGACAGT attCGGTCTCAGTAATCGTTTTGAATCGGAGTTTCCTAATGGCCTCATATCTCGAGTAGCACCAGAAGAATTTAAGGCAACCGTTATGAGAATAAATAGTGTACTGAAAAAGACTTTACCTGTTAATGTTAAGTGGTTATTCTGCGGTTGTGTATGTTGCTGCTGTACCCTAGGATGTTCTCTGTGGCCTGTCATTTGCTTGAGTAAAAGG acccAACACTCATTAAACAAATTGTTAGAATGGGAAAACAGTAGACTTTACCATAAACTGGGATTACATTGGAGATTGGCAAAACAGAGATGCGATAGCTCTTCTATGATGGAATAT gTTCttctaattgaatttattccaAAGATTCCAATCTATAAGCCCGACTaa